Part of the Spirochaeta isovalerica genome, CATCGACCGGAAAAGGGTAAGCGACGCTGAATATCCCTGACTGAATCAGAAGATATTTTCGAGGTCAATGTTGAGTGCTGTCCCGTTATGCTCAACGGAATCACCGGTGTGGGCATGAGCGATATCGAATAAGTGAGAAATTAAACTTTTCTTTGCCTATAATCTTTATTAGATTTATTGAATATAGGAGATATTATTTCATGAAATACAGAAAACTTGGAAACACAGGACTCAGTGTGAGCGAAATTGCTTACGGATCCTGGCTCACTTTTGCCAATCAGGTGGAACTGGACAAAGCGAAAAAGATAATAAACAGAGCTATTGAACTGGGTATCAATTATTTCGACTCCGCCGATGCTTATGAAAAGGGAAAAGCGGAAGAATTGCTGGGAGAGATTCTGCCTCAGAGAAAAAGAAGCCAGTATGTCGTTGCGACTAAAGCTTACTGGCCACAGTCTGAACATGAAACCGATAAAGGCTTGAGCCGAAAGCATGTGATCGATTCGATCCATCTCAGTCTCGACAGATTGAAACTGAAATATGTCGATCTATTTTACTGTCACCGTTATGATACTGAAACGCCGCTTATCGAGACACTGGAAGCCATTGAAGATATGATCAGACAGGGTAAGATTCTCTATTGGGGAACAAGTGAGTGGACTGCTGAACAAATCGCCGAAGCCCACAAAATCTGTACGGAAAGACAATGGCATCTCCCGGTTGTCAATCAGCCCCTTTACAATCTGCTGGCCAGAAATATCGAAAAGGAAATTCTTCCCAAGTGTGTTGAACTGGGTATGGGGACCTGTAATTTCTCACCGCTCGCCCAGGGAGTCCTGACCGGCAAATATTCCGGTGGAAAGGTACCCGCGGGAAGCCGGGGATCAAACGACAGACAGAACATGTGGATGAAAGATCAGATCGGCGATATCGAGCTGCTGAACAGAGTTGATTCGCTCGGCGAAATTGCCAAAAAATATAATCTGACAATCGGGCAGTTATCTCTGGCCTGGATTCTGCAGAATCCGGGAATATCAAGCGTCATAGTAGGCGCGACTTCGATAGAGCAGCTCGAATCCAATGCAGCCGCATCAGGTGTTGTACTTGAGACAGGGGATTATGAAAAAATGAATTCCCTGTTCCCTGTCGGATAATACTATTAAACTGGCTCCGGATTTCGGGAAACTGAAAATTCCGGAGACAGATTACTGATTATCCGGCTTCTCTATTCAGATGTTTGAGTTCAAGAGAGAACCAAACTCCCGTGATAATTGCAGCAAGGGCATCGGCCAGAGGGAATGTAAGCAGCAGCCCCTGAAGTCCGAGAACCGGCGGCAGTATCAGGAGCAGCGGAATAAGCAGCAGAAACTGCCTGGCGAGGTTGAGAACCAGCGAAGGAACAGCTTTACCTACGACCATAAAATACGTCCCGCCGACGATCTGCATTCCCACGAGAGGGAATATGGCGACGACATAACGTATAACGACCGCAACTGTATCCAGAAGATCCGGATCGCTGCTGAATACGGCGGCAATACTCCGCGGGAAAAGCATAAGAATGAAAAAACCTGC contains:
- a CDS encoding aldo/keto reductase family protein; the encoded protein is MKYRKLGNTGLSVSEIAYGSWLTFANQVELDKAKKIINRAIELGINYFDSADAYEKGKAEELLGEILPQRKRSQYVVATKAYWPQSEHETDKGLSRKHVIDSIHLSLDRLKLKYVDLFYCHRYDTETPLIETLEAIEDMIRQGKILYWGTSEWTAEQIAEAHKICTERQWHLPVVNQPLYNLLARNIEKEILPKCVELGMGTCNFSPLAQGVLTGKYSGGKVPAGSRGSNDRQNMWMKDQIGDIELLNRVDSLGEIAKKYNLTIGQLSLAWILQNPGISSVIVGATSIEQLESNAAASGVVLETGDYEKMNSLFPVG